In a genomic window of Fusarium verticillioides 7600 chromosome 11, whole genome shotgun sequence:
- a CDS encoding hypothetical protein (At least one base has a quality score < 10) → MAASVPSRHHSLSSPASDDDRPSQTERYSEKAPSQQEGTSVPDFGPPPDGGFQAWLVVTGGFFAVFASFGWINCIGIFQDYYEQNQLKSYSSSDVAWISSIESFMLFFWGPVVGYMTDNYGPRIPILIGSFLHVFGLMMTSLSKKYYQIILSQSICSALGCSFLFYAPIAAAGTWFKRHRAIAFGIITAGSSLGGVVLPIMVNKLVVQVGFGWAMRSVAFLFLGLLVIANVTIKSRLPPPRRKFDIKDFITPFKEMPFLLLTVAGFMLYLGSFLPFNFIIVQAKELGVSDSLAQYLVSIVNAASTFGRLVPAYFGDRIGVFNVMIPLTLLGGIFTLTVWLTAHSTASVIAYAALYGFASGCTLSIVPAMVASFSDVRSIGTRSGALYGVSAIGVLIGSPVAGAIVGAEDGNFSGLIVFCGVTILAGAVFAIMSRQALTGGQWLKKV, encoded by the exons ATGGCCGCCTCAGTACCAAGCCGCCACCACTCCCTCTCCTCCCCCGCCTCTGACGACGATCGCCCTTCCCAAACCGAGCGGTATAGCGAAAAAGCCCCCTCGCAACAAGAAGGGACGTCAGTACCAGACTTTGGTCCGCCGCCTGATGGAGGGTTCCAAGCTTGGCTAGTTGTTACCGGAGGCTTTTTCGCTGTATTTGCCAGTTTCGGGTGGATTAATT GTATCGGCATATTCCAGGATTACTACGAACAGAATCAACTCAAATCGTACTCATCTAGCGATGTGGCATGGATATCTTCCATCGAATCATTTATGTTGTTTTTCTGG GGCCCAGTTGTTGGCTACATGACAGATAATTACGGCCCTCGTATTCCCATTCTCATCGGCTCATTTTTACACGTCTTTGGTCTGATGATGACATCCCTGTCGAAGAAATACTATCAGATTATTCTCTCTCAAAGTATCTGCAGTGCACTGGGCTGTTCATTCCTCTTCTACGCAC CTATTGCCGCTGCCGGAACATGGTTCAAGCGTCACCGCGCTATCGCCtttggcatcatcactgcAGGATCCAGTCTCGGCGGTGTCGTCCTTCCAATCATGGTGAACAAGCTTGTCGTCCAAGTTGGCTTCGGTTGGGCGATGCGATCTGTGGCATTCCTCTTCCTGGGACTACTGGTCATTGCGAATGTTACTATCAAGTCGAGACTGCCACCGCCACGAAGAAAGTTTGACATCAAAGACTTCATCACGCCGTTCAAGGAAATGCCATTCCTTTTGCTGACTGTTGCTGGATTCATGCTGTATCTGGGttccttcttgcccttcaaCTTTATCATCGTGCAAGCGAAGGAGCTTGGTGTGTCGGATAGCCTGGCTCAATATCTGGTATCCATCGTCAATGCAGCTTC CACCTTTGGCCGTCTTGTTCCCGCATATTTTGGCGACCGAATCGGCGTGTTCAATGTCATGATTCCTTTGACCCTACTTGGAGGCATCTTCACTCTCACAGTATGGCTCACTGCGCACTCGACAGCTTCGGTTATTGCCTATGCCGCTCTGTATGGATTCGCCTCAGGCTGCACTTTATCTATCGTGCCCGCTATGGTTGCAAGTTTCTCAGATGTCCGCAGCATCGGAACCCGTAGTGGCGCACTCTATGGTGTTTCTGCCATTGGTGTCCTTATTGGAAGCCCAGTCGCCGGAGCCATTGTCGGCGCAGAGGATGGCAATTTCTCTGGATTGATCGTCTTCTGCGGTGTCACGATTCTGGCGGGCGCTGTGTTTGCTATCATGTCGAGACAGGCGTTGACCGGGGGTCAATGGCTGAAGAAGGTTTAA
- a CDS encoding hypothetical protein (At least one base has a quality score < 10) has product MAEHVQKSCRYVYGESRHKFVLVPISWTGIQQKELVAVKSPTLPCPLWTVPVPAFCAAYLRILMQGDVGSTIRFMAKADLASVLGYSMFDMSYEGDYMLTPEDLEDLDAAEKKKMAEKDALEMENALSSITRWQFTEETEWARQMVLNLVSGKLSYDDLRTKGRSSLPFRPLAENTLQK; this is encoded by the coding sequence ATGGCCGAACACGTACAGAAGAGTTGTCGCTATGTCTACGGAGAGTCACGACACAAATTCGTCCTGGTGCCCATTTCCTGGACTGGTATTCAACAAAAGGAGCTAGTAGCTGTAAAGTCGCCTACGCTGCCATGCCCTTTATGGACGGTGCCTGTGCCTGCTTTTTGCGCTGCCTACTTGCGCATCCTTATGCAAGGAGATGTTGGGAGTACCATCCGTTTTATGGCAAAGGCAGATCTGGCAAGCGTCCTCGGCTACAGCATGTTCGATATGAGCTATGAAGGGGACTATATGCTCACACCGGAGGATCTAGAGGATCTAGACGCTgctgaaaagaagaaaatggctgAAAAGGAtgccttggagatggagaatgCTCTTAGTAGCATAACGCGATGGCAATTTACGGAAGAGACCGAGTGGGCAAGACAAATGGTACTCAACCTGGTATCTGGAAAACTGTCGTATGACGATTTGCGGACAAAAGGCAGATCATCATTGCCATTCCGGCCTTTAGCTGAGAACACGCTGCAGAAATAA